The nucleotide sequence TTGCAATATTCTGGGTCAGTACCTTGACATGATTCTAACCGGACAAAATCGTATAATGCAGGATTGACTGAAGTAATTCATACATCCGTTTCCCCTTCATATATTGTATATAAGGGCTATATTAGCCAAAGTGAAATCCGGAGGGATCTATATGGTTAAGGTGACTGAATTTCAAGTTAAAGATGTCGTGAATGTTTCGGATGGAAAAAGGCTTGGGAATATAGAGGATTTTGAGATCAATTTAAATACCGGTAAAATCGAAGCAGTTGTGATTGGAAGTTCAGGTAAGGTGCTTGGATTCTTCGGAAAGGAAGATGAGGTTGTGATTCCCTGGAGAAATATCCTGAAAATAGGCGAGGATGTCATATTAGTCCGGTATAAAGACAGCGGGGAATATCTCGAGGACAAGGACAGTGATGAGTAACATCGTAATGCTGTTGTATTGCGGCTTGTATGTGATAAACTAGACAAAAAAGTGTGAGGTATAAATTAATGGAGCCATTCATCCTAGAAAGTAAGGAATATTTTAGAATAAAAGAGTGGATGGAGCGTTATCCTGGACTTGAAGTTGGGTTCACGACCAAGAATGGTGGTGTGAGCCAGCAGTATGCTTTTTCGGGTTTGAACTTCGGTTTTCATGTTGGAGACGAGCAGAATGCTGTTTGCGAAAATCGTCTCCTGCTGGCCGATAAGATCTCATTTCCTCTTTCTAGCTGGGTTGGAGCGGAACAAACCCATGATATCCGTATTGCCAAGATCGGGAAGTCTGATCAAGGAAGAGGCTCTGCTTCTTATGATTCTTCTTTTTCAGGAACGGATGGGTTTTTGACAGATGAGCAAGGGATTTTGCTGACGCTTTGTTTTGCAGACTGTGTACCGCTTTATTTTATTGAACCGGAGACAAGATTAATCGGTGTCGCCCATGCTGGCTGGAAAGGCACTGTTCATGGCATTGCAGCCGAGATGGTCAGCAGCTTTCAGCAAAATGGGGCAAAAATAGAAAAAATTTCTGCCATTATTGGCCCATCAATATGCAAAAAATGTTATATTGTTGATGAGAGAGTCGTCAATTTAGTGAAAAATATACTAGATGGTGTCGATATATTACCATATAATCAAGTTAGTGAAGGTCAATATTCTCTCGATTTAAAGGAATTGAACCGTCAGATCCTGTTAAAAGCAGGTGTGGGAGACGGGAATATACATGTGACCGATTATTGCACTAGCTGCCATAATGAGCACTTCTATTCTCATAGACGGGATAAGGGTAATGCAGGCCGAATGATGGCTTATATTGGCTGGAAGGAGGATAGCCATCCATAATGAATGTCAGAGAAAATCTGGAGGTTATCCAGAGTCAAATTGCAGATGCCTGTAAAAAAGTCGGACGCAATCCAGAAGAGGTCAAGATCATTGCGGTTACTAAATATGTTTCACCAGAGCGGGCCCAGGAAGCCATCGATGCTGGTGTCATCCATCTTGGTGAAAACCGGGATGAAGGACTGCTTCATAAAATTGGCCAAATAGAGGACAAGCCGGTCTGGCATTTTATCGGGACGCTGCAAACGAGAAAAGTCAAAAACATCATCGGGCATGTTACATATATTCATTCATTGGACAGGCTTTCACTTGCGAAGGAGATCAACAAGCGATCCGATTCAAAGGTGAGATGTCTTATCCAGGTCAATGCATCCGGCGAAGAAAGCAAGCATGGATTAAGACCGGATGATGTCATAGGTTTTGTACAAGAGCTGCGTCAGTTTCCTAATATTGAAATCAGCGGATTGATGACGATGGCTCCTTTTACGGAGGATGAGCAATTGATCAGGGATTGTTTCATGACAATGAAAAGGCTGCAAGTAGATATACAATCGCTTGAGTATGATTATGCACCATGTAATGAACTGTCAATGGGAATGTCAAATGATTTTCAAATAGCTGTTGAAGAAGGCTCAACAATGGTGCGTATTGGCACTGCCTTGGTAGGCAACGAATCGGAGGTGCAATAATATGAGCTTAAAATCAAAAATTAAGACATTTTTTTTCCTGGAAGATGAATATGACTATAATGATGAGGAAATGCTCGAGGAAGAAACTGAACCTTTCAAGCCCAACAAACAGCCTGTCCAGCAAAAGCAGAATGTGGTAAGCCTGCAGAGTGTACAAAAGTCTTCCAAGGTGATCCTGATGGAGCCAAGAATGTATGCAGAAGCACAGGATATTGCTGACCACTTAAAAAATCGCCGGGCAGTTGTTGTGAATCTGCAACGTATCGAACAGGATCAGGCAAGGCGTATTGTAGATTTCCTCAGTGGAACAGTGTATGCGATCAGCGGGGACATCCAGCGGATCGGCATGAATATCTTCTTATGTACCCCGGATAATGTGGAAGTCACAGGAAATATTTCTGAGCTTATGCAGGAGCGGGATTACCAAGAGTCGAGGTGGTAGATTAAATGGAATTAGTAATAGGTTTAATAGCTCAGTTAGTCGGTCTTTATCAGTGGGCCCTGATTATTTATATTTTCATGTCATGGTTCCCTAATGCCAGAGAAACGACAATCGGCCAATTTTTAGCACGTATTTGCGAACCTTTCCTGGAGCCTTTCCGCCGGATTGTTCCTTCGATCGGCATGATTGATATTTCACCAATCGTTGCATTCCTTGTATTGCGTTTTGCTGTCAGCGGATTGTATCAGCTGGCTGCTTGGTTTTAATAAAGTCAATTCTTGCCTTGCAGGGTCTGGATCAGACCCTGCTTATTTTCTATCAATGTTTTTAAGCAGGCTCTTTTCGTAAAATGTGTTGCTTTCTTAACCAAAAGTAAAATCCGGCACCTGGGTTTTTACGAATGTGAACGTAATCCTTGTTCAGAAGTCTCCTCGAGAAGAGCCCCGATACCGTTAACTATGCGGGAACAAGTACAAGTTCGAAACACAACAATCATGCGAAAACAGCCTAAGTGTAAAAGGAGAGCAAAATGAGTATCTATCAGCATTTCCGTCCTGAGGAACGTGAATTTATCGACCAGGTCATTAATTGGAAAGAATATGTTGAACAAAACTATGCTCCAAAATTGACTGATTTTTTAGATCCGAGGGAGCAGCAAATATTATCCACAGTCATCGGCAAGCATGCTGATGTAAAATGGGAGTTTTTTGGCGGAGCAAAAGGTACCGAGAGAAAGCGGGCATTGCTATTTCCT is from Mesobacillus boroniphilus and encodes:
- a CDS encoding YlmC/YmxH family sporulation protein is translated as MVKVTEFQVKDVVNVSDGKRLGNIEDFEINLNTGKIEAVVIGSSGKVLGFFGKEDEVVIPWRNILKIGEDVILVRYKDSGEYLEDKDSDE
- the pgeF gene encoding peptidoglycan editing factor PgeF, which codes for MEPFILESKEYFRIKEWMERYPGLEVGFTTKNGGVSQQYAFSGLNFGFHVGDEQNAVCENRLLLADKISFPLSSWVGAEQTHDIRIAKIGKSDQGRGSASYDSSFSGTDGFLTDEQGILLTLCFADCVPLYFIEPETRLIGVAHAGWKGTVHGIAAEMVSSFQQNGAKIEKISAIIGPSICKKCYIVDERVVNLVKNILDGVDILPYNQVSEGQYSLDLKELNRQILLKAGVGDGNIHVTDYCTSCHNEHFYSHRRDKGNAGRMMAYIGWKEDSHP
- a CDS encoding YggS family pyridoxal phosphate-dependent enzyme yields the protein MNVRENLEVIQSQIADACKKVGRNPEEVKIIAVTKYVSPERAQEAIDAGVIHLGENRDEGLLHKIGQIEDKPVWHFIGTLQTRKVKNIIGHVTYIHSLDRLSLAKEINKRSDSKVRCLIQVNASGEESKHGLRPDDVIGFVQELRQFPNIEISGLMTMAPFTEDEQLIRDCFMTMKRLQVDIQSLEYDYAPCNELSMGMSNDFQIAVEEGSTMVRIGTALVGNESEVQ
- a CDS encoding cell division protein SepF, translated to MSLKSKIKTFFFLEDEYDYNDEEMLEEETEPFKPNKQPVQQKQNVVSLQSVQKSSKVILMEPRMYAEAQDIADHLKNRRAVVVNLQRIEQDQARRIVDFLSGTVYAISGDIQRIGMNIFLCTPDNVEVTGNISELMQERDYQESRW
- a CDS encoding YggT family protein — translated: MELVIGLIAQLVGLYQWALIIYIFMSWFPNARETTIGQFLARICEPFLEPFRRIVPSIGMIDISPIVAFLVLRFAVSGLYQLAAWF